One genomic region from Nitrospirota bacterium encodes:
- a CDS encoding MauE/DoxX family redox-associated membrane protein, which produces MNKILKSAWLYRIVRFALGAVFIYAGLVKLVDPKAFARVISQYDLVPEFLLAPVAIGLPIVELLAGLGLLLNIRGSLAVIFGLLVMFITVLGYGIMADLNIDCGCLSAAEIEGIHSLRQAFYRDLVMIAAVLYLFLSRRLNPKLALSSISQFYNKS; this is translated from the coding sequence ATGAACAAGATACTGAAATCAGCATGGCTTTACCGGATAGTCCGATTCGCTCTTGGCGCGGTTTTTATCTATGCAGGGCTTGTAAAACTGGTTGACCCCAAGGCGTTTGCACGGGTGATTTCCCAGTATGACCTTGTGCCGGAATTCCTTCTTGCTCCGGTTGCCATCGGCCTCCCGATTGTCGAACTCCTTGCCGGCCTCGGGCTCCTTCTGAACATCCGCGGCAGCCTTGCTGTCATCTTCGGCCTTCTTGTCATGTTTATTACTGTGCTCGGATACGGAATCATGGCTGACCTGAACATTGACTGCGGCTGCCTCTCGGCTGCAGAGATCGAAGGCATACACAGTCTCAGACAGGCCTTTTATCGTGACCTCGTGATGATCGCAGCAGTGTTGTATCTGTTTCTTTCCAGACGTCTGAATCCCAAGTTGGCCCTCAGCTCTATCTCACAGTTTTACAATAAAAGCTGA